The following are from one region of the Streptomyces fradiae genome:
- a CDS encoding NCS2 family permease, translated as MTQSSVEPKTTAEDAGNGSRNPAGRSWLDRYFHISERGSTVATEIRGGVTTFMAMAYILLLNPLILSGKDVDGNVLSQPALITATALCAAATTLLMGFWGKVPLALAAGLSVSGVMASQVVPVMTWPQAMAMSIAYGAVICLLVVTGLREMIMNAIPLALKHAITIGIGLFIAIIGFVKAGFVHENPAPGGGPVSLGPAGELEGWPVLIFAFTLLLIFALQSRNIPGAILIGIVTGTVVAAVLNAVADIPAKAWFSGAPELHGSAVSAPDFSLIGNVDFTGWGDVGYITITMIVFTLVLAGFFDAMATILGVGTEAKLADDKGRMPGLSKALFIDGAGGVLGGAGGASGQTVFVESATGVGEGARTGLASVVTGGFFALCLFFTPLTAIVPQEVAAAALVVIGSMMMQNAKHVDWSDRSVAIPVFLTVVLMPFTYTITTGVAAGVISYVVIKSAQGKAREVGGFMWALTAVFIVYFAIHPIESWVGVG; from the coding sequence ATGACCCAGTCGTCAGTGGAGCCCAAGACCACGGCCGAGGACGCGGGCAACGGCTCGCGCAACCCCGCCGGCAGGTCTTGGCTCGACCGGTACTTTCACATCTCGGAGAGAGGATCCACCGTCGCGACGGAGATCCGCGGCGGCGTCACCACCTTCATGGCGATGGCGTACATTCTCCTGCTCAACCCCCTGATCCTCTCCGGCAAGGATGTCGACGGCAACGTCCTCAGCCAGCCCGCGCTGATCACCGCCACCGCCCTCTGCGCGGCGGCCACCACCCTCCTGATGGGTTTCTGGGGCAAGGTCCCGCTGGCCCTCGCCGCCGGCCTCAGCGTCTCCGGCGTGATGGCCTCGCAGGTCGTCCCGGTCATGACCTGGCCGCAGGCCATGGCCATGTCGATCGCCTACGGCGCCGTGATCTGTCTCCTGGTCGTCACCGGCCTGCGTGAGATGATCATGAACGCGATCCCCCTCGCGCTCAAGCACGCCATCACCATCGGCATCGGCCTCTTCATCGCCATCATCGGCTTCGTGAAGGCCGGCTTCGTCCACGAGAACCCCGCCCCCGGCGGCGGCCCCGTCTCGCTCGGCCCGGCCGGCGAGCTGGAGGGCTGGCCGGTCCTCATCTTCGCCTTCACGCTGCTGCTGATCTTCGCGCTGCAGTCCCGCAACATCCCCGGCGCGATCCTCATCGGCATCGTCACCGGCACCGTCGTCGCGGCCGTCCTCAACGCGGTCGCCGACATCCCGGCCAAGGCCTGGTTCTCCGGCGCCCCGGAGCTGCACGGCAGCGCCGTCTCCGCCCCGGACTTCTCGCTCATCGGCAACGTGGACTTCACGGGCTGGGGCGACGTCGGCTACATCACGATCACCATGATCGTCTTCACCCTGGTGCTCGCCGGCTTCTTCGACGCCATGGCGACCATCCTGGGTGTCGGCACCGAGGCCAAGCTCGCCGACGACAAGGGCCGCATGCCCGGTCTGTCCAAGGCCCTCTTCATCGACGGCGCCGGCGGCGTCCTCGGCGGTGCGGGCGGTGCCTCCGGCCAGACGGTCTTCGTCGAGTCCGCCACCGGCGTCGGCGAGGGCGCCCGTACCGGCCTGGCCTCCGTGGTCACCGGCGGATTCTTCGCCCTGTGCCTCTTCTTCACGCCGCTGACCGCGATCGTGCCGCAGGAGGTCGCCGCCGCGGCCCTGGTCGTCATCGGCTCGATGATGATGCAGAACGCCAAGCACGTGGACTGGAGCGACCGCTCCGTCGCCATCCCGGTGTTCCTCACCGTGGTCCTGATGCCCTTCACGTACACCATCACCACCGGTGTCGCGGCCGGCGTGATCTCCTACGTGGTGATCAAGTCCGCCCAGGGCAAGGCGCGGGAGGTCGGCGGCTTCATGTGGGCGCTGACCGCCGTCTTCATCGTCTACTTCGCCATCCATCCGATCGAGAGCTGGGTGGGCGTCGGCTGA
- a CDS encoding TetR/AcrR family transcriptional regulator, producing the protein MIETSAAAPRLTGRGAARRSELFEELVALLVGEGFARLTLDDLAAKLHCSKRTLYGLAGSKEQLVRAAVVHFFRRATGRVEAVLAAATGPAERLAAYLRAVAAELAPVSPQFFDDVAAFEPAAEVYERNTRAAAGRVQQLIEEGVTAGVFRDVHVAFAADVIASVMVRIQQRQVAAATGLADAAAYEQLAELLLHGLQKAGLSPGGLKPA; encoded by the coding sequence GTGATCGAGACCTCCGCCGCCGCACCCCGCCTCACCGGCCGCGGCGCCGCCAGGCGCTCCGAGCTCTTCGAGGAGCTGGTGGCGCTCCTGGTCGGCGAGGGCTTCGCGCGGCTCACGCTCGACGACCTGGCGGCCAAACTGCACTGCTCCAAGCGCACCCTCTACGGCCTGGCCGGCAGCAAGGAACAGCTGGTCAGAGCGGCCGTCGTGCACTTCTTCCGGCGGGCCACCGGCCGGGTCGAGGCGGTGCTCGCGGCCGCGACGGGACCGGCCGAACGGCTTGCCGCGTATCTGCGCGCCGTGGCCGCCGAGCTGGCGCCGGTCTCCCCGCAGTTCTTCGACGACGTGGCCGCCTTCGAGCCCGCCGCCGAGGTCTACGAGCGCAACACCCGGGCCGCCGCCGGACGGGTCCAGCAGCTGATCGAGGAGGGCGTGACGGCCGGGGTCTTCCGGGACGTCCACGTGGCCTTCGCGGCCGATGTGATCGCCTCCGTGATGGTCCGCATCCAGCAGCGCCAGGTGGCCGCCGCGACCGGTCTGGCCGACGCCGCCGCGTACGAGCAGCTCGCGGAGCTGCTCCTGCACGGCCTGCAGAAGGCGGGCCTGAGCCCGGGCGGCCTGAAACCGGCCTGA
- a CDS encoding molybdopterin cofactor-binding domain-containing protein, with protein MAGTTTGIPRNVTQNHTKGGVGESTLRPDGTLKVTGEFAYSSDMWHEEMLWGQVLRSTVAHAEIVSIDTSEALALSGVYAVLTADDLPAAKNYGMEFQDTPVLAYGKVRHHGEPVALVAADHPETARRAAAKIKVEYRELPVITDEASATAPDAILVHENRDDHHSGHVPHPNIVHRQPIIRGNAAEAAKRADVIVKGEYTFGMQDQAFLGPESGLAVPAEDGGVDLYVATQWLHSDLKQIAPCLGLPEEKVRMTMAGVGGAFGGREDISMQILASVLALRTDKPVKMVYNRYESFFGHVHRHPAKLYYEHGATKDGKLTHMKCKIVLDGGAYASSTASVVGNASSLSVGPYVIDDVEIEAIGLYTNNPPCGAMRGFGAVQACFAYEAQMDKLAAKLGMDPVEFRQLNAMEQGTIMPTGQPVDSPAPVAELLRRVKARPLPPERQWETAGESADVRALPGGLSNTTHGEGVVRGVGYAVGIKNVGFSEGFDDYSTAKIRMEVINGEAVATVHTAAAEVGQGGVTIHAQIARTELGVQQVTIHPADTQVGSAGSTSAGRQTYMTGGAIKNSCELVREKVLEIGRRKFGSYHPAWASAELLLEGGKVVTDGGEALASLVDVLEDEVVEIEEEWRHRPTEAFDLVTGQGNGHVQYAFAAHRAVVEVDTELGLVKVIELACAQDVGKAVNPLSVVGQIQGGTTQGLGVAVMEEIIVDPKTAKVRNPSFTDYLIPTILDTPTIPVDYLELADPNAPYGVRGIGEAPTLSSTPAVLAAIRNATGLELNKTPVRPEHLTGTL; from the coding sequence ATGGCTGGTACCACCACGGGCATCCCCCGCAACGTCACCCAGAACCACACCAAGGGCGGCGTCGGCGAGTCCACGCTCCGCCCCGACGGCACCCTCAAGGTCACCGGCGAGTTCGCCTACTCCTCGGACATGTGGCACGAGGAGATGCTCTGGGGCCAGGTCCTGCGCTCCACCGTCGCCCACGCCGAGATCGTGTCCATCGACACCTCCGAGGCCCTGGCCCTGTCCGGCGTCTACGCCGTCCTGACGGCCGACGACCTGCCGGCCGCCAAGAACTACGGCATGGAGTTCCAGGACACCCCCGTCCTGGCCTACGGCAAGGTCCGCCACCACGGCGAGCCGGTGGCCCTCGTGGCCGCCGACCACCCGGAGACCGCGCGCCGCGCCGCCGCCAAGATCAAGGTCGAGTACCGCGAGCTGCCCGTCATCACCGACGAGGCCTCGGCGACCGCGCCCGACGCGATCCTGGTCCACGAGAACCGCGACGACCACCACTCCGGCCACGTCCCGCACCCCAACATCGTGCACCGCCAGCCGATCATCCGCGGCAACGCGGCCGAGGCCGCCAAGCGCGCCGACGTGATCGTCAAGGGCGAGTACACCTTCGGCATGCAGGACCAGGCCTTCCTCGGCCCGGAGTCCGGCCTCGCCGTGCCCGCCGAGGACGGCGGCGTCGACCTGTACGTGGCCACCCAGTGGCTGCACTCGGACCTCAAGCAGATCGCCCCCTGCCTCGGCCTGCCCGAGGAGAAGGTCCGGATGACCATGGCCGGCGTCGGCGGCGCCTTCGGCGGCCGCGAGGACATCTCGATGCAGATCCTCGCCTCGGTGCTCGCGCTGCGCACCGACAAGCCGGTCAAGATGGTCTACAACCGCTACGAATCCTTCTTCGGGCACGTCCACCGGCACCCGGCCAAGCTCTACTACGAGCACGGCGCCACCAAGGACGGCAAGCTCACGCACATGAAGTGCAAGATCGTGCTCGACGGCGGCGCGTACGCGTCGTCCACGGCCTCGGTCGTCGGCAACGCCTCCTCCCTCTCGGTCGGCCCGTACGTCATCGACGACGTGGAGATCGAGGCGATCGGCCTCTACACCAACAACCCGCCCTGCGGCGCGATGCGCGGCTTCGGCGCGGTGCAGGCCTGCTTCGCGTACGAGGCGCAGATGGACAAGCTCGCGGCGAAGCTGGGCATGGACCCGGTGGAGTTCCGTCAGCTCAACGCCATGGAGCAGGGCACGATCATGCCCACCGGCCAGCCGGTGGACTCGCCGGCCCCGGTCGCCGAACTGCTTCGCCGGGTCAAGGCCCGTCCGCTGCCGCCGGAGCGCCAGTGGGAGACCGCCGGCGAGAGCGCGGACGTCCGCGCGCTGCCGGGCGGCCTGTCCAACACCACCCACGGTGAGGGCGTGGTGCGGGGCGTGGGCTACGCGGTCGGCATCAAGAACGTCGGCTTCTCCGAGGGCTTCGACGACTACTCGACGGCGAAGATCCGCATGGAGGTCATCAACGGCGAGGCCGTCGCGACCGTCCACACCGCCGCGGCCGAGGTCGGCCAGGGCGGCGTCACGATCCACGCGCAGATCGCCCGTACCGAGCTCGGCGTGCAGCAGGTCACCATCCACCCCGCCGACACCCAGGTGGGCTCGGCCGGTTCGACCTCCGCGGGCCGCCAGACGTACATGACCGGCGGCGCCATCAAGAACTCCTGCGAGCTCGTCCGCGAGAAGGTCCTGGAGATCGGCCGGCGCAAGTTCGGCTCGTACCACCCGGCCTGGGCGAGCGCCGAACTCCTCCTGGAGGGCGGCAAGGTCGTCACCGACGGCGGCGAGGCCCTCGCCTCCCTCGTGGACGTCCTGGAGGACGAGGTCGTCGAGATCGAGGAGGAGTGGCGGCACCGCCCCACGGAGGCCTTCGACCTCGTCACCGGCCAGGGCAACGGCCATGTGCAGTACGCCTTCGCGGCGCACCGCGCGGTCGTCGAGGTCGACACCGAGCTCGGCCTCGTCAAGGTGATCGAACTGGCCTGCGCCCAGGACGTCGGCAAGGCGGTCAACCCGCTCTCCGTCGTCGGCCAGATCCAGGGCGGCACCACCCAGGGCCTCGGCGTCGCGGTGATGGAGGAGATCATCGTCGACCCGAAGACCGCGAAGGTGCGCAACCCCTCCTTCACGGACTACCTGATCCCCACGATCCTCGACACGCCGACCATCCCGGTCGACTACCTCGAGCTGGCCGACCCGAACGCGCCGTACGGCGTGCGCGGCATCGGCGAGGCCCCGACCCTGTCGTCCACCCCGGCCGTCCTCGCGGCGATCCGGAACGCGACGGGCCTGGAGCTCAACAAGACGCCGGTCCGCCCCGAGCACCTGACCGGCACCCTCTAG
- a CDS encoding XdhC family protein has product MLDIAEELHRWVEQGREFAVATVVAVGGSAPRQPGAALAVDTDGTAIGSVSGGCVEGAVYELCQQALEDGRTVVERFGYSDEDAFAVGLTCGGIIDILVTPVRGGVFPAALAAAVSGEAAALARIVGGPEDLLGQALLVRPDGSYEGGLGGHPELDRTAASEARAMLDAGRTGTLEIGADGSRCGQPVTLLVESSVPAPRMIVFGAIDFASALVRVGKFLGYHVTVCDARPVFATKLRFPEADEIVVEWPHRYLESTQVDVRTVLCVLTHDAKFDVPLLQVALRLPVAYVGAMGSRRTHEDRNRRLREVGVTELELARLRSPIGLDLGARTPEETALSIGAEIVANRRGGSGASLTGAHTPIHHDGTSEPAGRIGSVA; this is encoded by the coding sequence ATGCTGGACATCGCCGAAGAGCTGCACCGGTGGGTCGAGCAGGGACGCGAGTTCGCCGTCGCCACCGTGGTGGCGGTCGGCGGCAGCGCGCCCCGGCAGCCGGGCGCCGCGCTCGCCGTCGACACCGACGGCACGGCGATCGGATCGGTCTCCGGCGGATGTGTGGAGGGCGCCGTCTACGAGCTGTGCCAACAGGCGCTCGAAGACGGCCGGACCGTCGTCGAGCGCTTCGGCTACAGCGACGAGGACGCCTTCGCGGTCGGTCTGACCTGCGGCGGCATCATCGACATCCTCGTCACCCCGGTCCGCGGCGGGGTCTTCCCCGCCGCGCTCGCCGCCGCCGTCTCGGGGGAGGCGGCGGCGCTCGCCAGGATCGTCGGCGGCCCGGAGGACCTGTTGGGGCAGGCCCTCCTGGTCCGCCCCGACGGTTCGTACGAGGGCGGGCTCGGCGGGCACCCCGAGCTGGACCGCACCGCCGCGAGCGAGGCCCGCGCCATGCTCGACGCCGGCCGCACCGGCACCCTGGAGATCGGCGCCGACGGCAGCCGCTGCGGACAGCCGGTCACCCTCCTCGTCGAGTCCTCCGTCCCCGCCCCGCGCATGATCGTCTTCGGCGCGATCGACTTCGCGTCCGCGCTCGTCCGGGTCGGCAAGTTCCTCGGCTACCACGTCACCGTCTGCGACGCCCGGCCCGTCTTCGCGACGAAGCTCCGCTTCCCCGAGGCCGACGAGATCGTCGTCGAATGGCCCCACCGCTACCTGGAGTCCACACAGGTGGACGTCCGAACCGTGCTGTGCGTGCTCACCCACGACGCCAAGTTCGACGTCCCGCTGCTCCAGGTCGCCCTCCGTCTTCCCGTCGCCTATGTCGGCGCGATGGGCTCCCGCCGCACCCACGAGGACCGCAACAGGCGCCTGCGCGAGGTCGGCGTCACCGAGCTCGAACTCGCCCGCCTCCGCTCCCCGATCGGCCTCGACCTCGGCGCCCGTACGCCCGAGGAGACCGCGCTGTCCATCGGCGCCGAGATCGTCGCCAACCGGCGCGGCGGCAGCGGCGCCTCGCTGACCGGCGCGCACACCCCGATCCACCACGACGGCACGAGCGAGCCGGCCGGCCGCATAGGCTCGGTCGCCTGA
- a CDS encoding acyl-CoA dehydrogenase family protein, giving the protein MDVDRLLPTPEAADLIALTREIADKELAPRVDEHEAAETYPEGLFATLGEAGLLGLAYPEEYGGGGQPYEVYLQVLEELAARWAAVAVATSVHTLACHPLHAFGTAEQKERWLPAMLEGREIGGYSLSEPQAGSDAAALACKAEPTEDAEGRAAYRLTGNKAWITHGGRAGFYALFARTAPGSHGISCFLAPGETEGLSFGKPERKMGLQAVPTTSAHWDGAVIGADRLIGAEGQGLQIAFSALDNGRLGIAACATGLAQAALSAAVAYANERTTFGRKIIDHQGLGFLLADMAAAVDAARATYLDAARRRDLGRPFSRQASAAKLIATDTAMKVTTDAVQVLGGYGYTRDFPVERYMREAKIMQIFEGTNQIQRLVISRGLTA; this is encoded by the coding sequence ATGGATGTCGACCGCCTGCTTCCCACCCCCGAGGCAGCGGACCTCATCGCCCTCACGCGGGAGATCGCCGACAAGGAGCTCGCCCCGCGCGTCGACGAGCACGAGGCCGCCGAGACGTATCCGGAGGGTCTGTTCGCGACCCTCGGCGAGGCCGGGCTGCTCGGCCTCGCCTACCCGGAGGAGTACGGCGGCGGGGGCCAGCCGTACGAGGTCTATCTGCAGGTCCTGGAGGAGCTGGCCGCCCGCTGGGCCGCCGTCGCCGTCGCCACCAGCGTCCACACCCTCGCCTGCCACCCGCTGCACGCCTTCGGCACCGCCGAGCAGAAGGAGCGCTGGCTGCCGGCCATGCTGGAGGGCCGCGAGATCGGCGGCTACAGCCTCTCCGAGCCGCAGGCCGGCTCCGACGCCGCCGCGCTCGCCTGCAAGGCCGAGCCCACCGAGGACGCCGAGGGCCGCGCCGCGTACCGCCTCACCGGCAACAAGGCCTGGATCACCCACGGCGGCCGGGCCGGCTTCTACGCCCTCTTCGCCCGCACCGCCCCCGGCAGCCATGGCATCTCCTGCTTCCTCGCGCCCGGCGAGACCGAGGGCCTCAGCTTCGGCAAGCCCGAGCGCAAGATGGGCCTCCAGGCCGTGCCCACCACCTCCGCCCACTGGGACGGCGCGGTGATAGGGGCCGATCGGCTGATCGGCGCCGAGGGCCAGGGCCTGCAGATCGCCTTCAGCGCCCTCGACAACGGGCGGCTCGGCATCGCCGCCTGCGCCACCGGCCTCGCCCAGGCCGCGCTGAGCGCCGCCGTCGCGTACGCCAACGAGCGCACCACCTTCGGCCGGAAGATCATCGACCACCAGGGTCTCGGCTTCCTGCTCGCCGACATGGCCGCCGCCGTGGACGCCGCCCGCGCCACCTACCTCGACGCGGCTCGCCGCCGCGACCTCGGCCGCCCCTTCAGCCGCCAGGCCAGCGCGGCGAAGCTGATCGCCACCGACACGGCGATGAAGGTCACCACGGACGCGGTCCAGGTCCTCGGCGGCTACGGCTACACGCGGGACTTCCCGGTCGAGCGCTACATGCGCGAGGCGAAGATCATGCAGATCTTCGAGGGGACCAACCAGATCCAGCGTCTGGTCATCAGCCGGGGCCTGACCGCCTGA